The genomic segment GATTGTATCAAGAAAGCGTCTGatgaatttttaaagaattgtCCTAACCAAACAGAAGCGTATTCATGGCCAGGTGATCCCACGCTTTGCTATGTGCGTTACTCCAACACTTCTCTCTCTGGATCTGCAGATCTTGACCCGAAGTTACTGCTTACCAACACTGGGGTTATCAACTCAAATCTAACAGATCGGTTCACAACAATATGGGAAGATTTAATGGTTCGTATGATTGCTACAGCCTCCACAGCCAAAAGCACACCATCGTCTAGTAATAACCATTACTCAGCTGAAATTGCAACCTTGACAACATTCGAGGATATGTATGCATTGATGCAATGCACGCCAGATCTTTCATTTCGTGATTGTGAACATTGTCTGAAAAGAAGCGCAGATGAGTACCAGTCATGCTGTAGACAAAATCGAGGAGGCGTTATTCTGCGGCCGAGCTGTTTTTTCCGGTGGGAATTTTATGTATACTCCAAAGCTTTTGATAATATTACGgtcccttctcctcctcctcctccgcctgtGCCACAACCTGCAGGTGATGAAGTCAACACGACTGACGATAGTAAGTCTTCCAACTGAGAAAGAACTATGATTGTAACAAAACTGAAATATATTATGACAACTTTTTTCTTATGTGTTGTGAGAAGATAGCAAAGGAATCTCAGCTGGAGTTGTTGTGGCGATCACCGTTCCCACTGTTATTGCCGTTTTGATACTGCTTGTTcttggatttatttttttccggaGGAGAAAACCATACCAAAGAACTGAGATTgaatgttagtttttttttgaattacctCTTTATTGTTTCCTTTCATTATCAACATATATTGTCCCTTAGGCCTTAGTCAAGAGGGCTAACATGAAGCATAACTAATACAATCATTCTTTGCAGCTGAAAGTGATATTTCAACTACAGATTCATTGGTATACGATTTTAAGACAATCGAAGCTGCAACTAATAAGTTTGCAATGAGTAATAAGCTTGGTGAAGGTGGATTTGGTGCGGTTTACAAGGTAAGAAAGTCtctgttttccattttttctaaGTTCATATAGGTTATGGGTAATAACTGATAGTGTTTGTTTCATATAAGTTTTAACTGATAATGTATGTGTAGGGTAAGCTTTCTAACGGAACTGAAGTAGCTGTGAAGCGACTGTCGAAAATGTCAGGACAAGGCACAAGAGAGTTTAGGAACGAGGCTGTTCTTGTGTCAAAACTTCAACATAGGAATCTGGTTAGGCTTCTTGGTTTCTGTTTGGAAGGAGAGGAAAAGATTCTGATCTATGAGTTTGTCCCCAACAAAAGCCTAGACTATTTCCTATTTGGTATAATTCCCTTAAATAGTTTTTTGCTTATTCTAAGGATCCTTCTTCAGCCTTTAAAGTGATTGATTGTACATGGAGATGTGCAGACCCTGTAAAGCAAAGTCAGCTAGACTGGACCCGACGATACAATATTATTGGTGGGATTGCTCGAGGGGTTCtgtatcttcatcaagattcacaGCTCACAATCATACATCGTGACCTCAAAGCCAGCAACATTCTCTTAGATGCAAATATGAACCCAAAAATTTCAGACTTTGGATTGGCAACTATTTTTGGAATGGAGCAAACTCAAGGCAACACAAATAGAATTGCTGGAACCTAGTAAGTTTTGCTCACAGTAGCTGACAAAAAACAAAGTTCACGGAATCTTTTTCTATTGCATAATAACAGTGTCGTATGTTTTTCAGCGCATACATGTCTCCCGAGTATGCAATGCATGGTCAATACTCCATGAAATCTGACATTTATAGCTTTGGAGTATTAGTTCTTGAGATTATAAGCGGCAAGAAAAATAGCAGCGTCTACCAGATGGATGAAACTAGTACTGCTGGAAACTTGGTCACTTATGTGAGCATTTAGTCCTCAGCTCTCAacattttgacatttttacaCAGATGTTCAAGGTTCTTTATTGTTCATTGTGTTAGGCTTCGAGGCTATGGAGGAACAAGTCACCATTAGAGCTGGTGGATCCGACCATTGGAAGGAATTATCAGAGTAATGAAGTCACTAGATGCATCCATATCGCGCTCTTGTGTGTTCAAGAAAATCCAGAAGACCGTCCAATGTTATCAACAATCATCTTAATGCTCACTAGCAACACTGTCACTCTACCAATGCCTCGCCTACCAGGATTTTTCCCACGTAGTAAGAAACTGGAGCTGGTATCTGAGGGATCAGAGTCTGGTCAGTCTACTACTAGCAAGTCTTTTCCTCATTTAGTTCGTAAGAAGTGATATGTttcctctgatttttttttctccatggACATAAGAAATATTGCATGTTTCTCTgtaattatatgttgttaacTGTAAAATGCTATGGTCAGTTCTGTAAGGATCGCTTCTTTGTTAAGTTCTTACGGAAGAAAAAACTGCAATTTAAGACAATATTTACACGTTTAATTTTACTTTCTTCAACCTGAATCAAATTCTCTGCTTTTATCATTgtgtaaaattaatttaagaaagaaaaaaatcagtgTTACGTCTTCAAGAAGAAACGTGTAAATGGTATATATCTCATGCATGCTTGTGGTACAATTACACGGAAAATATTCTAcaacaaaacacttaaaattattttcaacaCCAAAAGATTCAGGAGTCAGGCATGAAGGCAATCATTCATCTTCAACGAGGATATAAATCTGTGATCGTTGCATCATCAACAGACCCTATAAGAGACCTGGTCGTTGAAAATGTATCAAGCGGGTCTTTTCCAAGTCTACTCTGAAAGAAGAGACCTGGTTGCCTAGGCACGGATAAAGTCATAGTGTTACTAGTGAGCATCAGAACAATGTTTGACAATGTTGGACGCTCAACAGGATCTTCTTGAACACATAAAAGACCGATATGGACACATCGAACAACTTCACTCTTTTGGAAATTATCTGCAATAGTTGGATCCACGAGTTCTAATGGTGTCCCGTTACTCCAGAGCTTCCAAGCCTAGAATATT from the Camelina sativa cultivar DH55 chromosome 12, Cs, whole genome shotgun sequence genome contains:
- the LOC104731163 gene encoding cysteine-rich receptor-like protein kinase 11, translating into MKQRRTLFSILCFVLVSFGVASVSAQTCTENKGTFRPNSTYDVNRRLILSSLPSNVTAQDGLYYNGSIGQEPNRVYAVGMCIPGSKSEDCSDCIKKASDEFLKNCPNQTEAYSWPGDPTLCYVRYSNTSLSGSADLDPKLLLTNTGVINSNLTDRFTTIWEDLMVRMIATASTAKSTPSSSNNHYSAEIATLTTFEDMYALMQCTPDLSFRDCEHCLKRSADEYQSCCRQNRGGVILRPSCFFRWEFYVYSKAFDNITVPSPPPPPPVPQPAGDEVNTTDDNSKGISAGVVVAITVPTVIAVLILLVLGFIFFRRRKPYQRTEIESESDISTTDSLVYDFKTIEAATNKFAMSNKLGEGGFGAVYKGKLSNGTEVAVKRLSKMSGQGTREFRNEAVLVSKLQHRNLVRLLGFCLEGEEKILIYEFVPNKSLDYFLFDPVKQSQLDWTRRYNIIGGIARGVLYLHQDSQLTIIHRDLKASNILLDANMNPKISDFGLATIFGMEQTQGNTNRIAGTYAYMSPEYAMHGQYSMKSDIYSFGVLVLEIISGKKNSSVYQMDETSTAGNLVTYASRLWRNKSPLELVDPTIGRNYQSNEVTRCIHIALLCVQENPEDRPMLSTIILMLTSNTVTLPMPRLPGFFPRSKKLELVSEGSESGQSTTSKSFPHLVRKK